The Epinephelus lanceolatus isolate andai-2023 chromosome 19, ASM4190304v1, whole genome shotgun sequence DNA segment CTGCTGTATGAGTCTAGACATTATTTTTTCGGAAAATTTGCAGAGTGCATCTTTAAGATTTTGAACgctggagtatttttacactgtggtataTCTGCGTTTACTAAAAGTTCTGAGTACGTCTTCCACCGCTGCTGTGCTAGCAGCAGCACTGATAGTGTCTGTTGTGGTGGCAGTGATATTCTTATTTTGTCTCCTCAgaaccacagcagcagccatcACGTGGATCAGAACAATGGGAGcagacagcaacaacaacagctgacaGCTATAATGAGAGTCAGTCCTGTCCAGCAGCTGTAATGAAGACTGAGAGACATGTGTTAGCCTCCAAACCACCTCGAGCAAACGCACAGCAGGTCGCCCCCTCCTCAGGTAAAACACCGCTGCTCCTTCTAAGAATAAACAGGAGCCGGGCTGCGTTCAAGACATTAATAGCATCATATAAAAAGATGTTTCAGACTTGATTAATCTCTGATGTTAATGTCACCAGCTCCTGCTGCAGATGTGGAAGCAACTGCGGCCCCTCCAGCTGTGGAGCTAAAAAGACAAGCTGTTGTCTCCAGCTCCATCTCATCACATGTTCCTGCGACCAGAGTGAATCCACCTGTTAACCCACCGGTCAACAACCCCGCCCCCTCACGACCTCCACCTGATCGGACAGAGGTTGAGGACAACGACTACGACTCAGATGACGCCAGTAAGACTGGTTTTACCTCTCAAACCAAACCTCTATGTCACAGAACGTGACGCTGTCTTAACCAGCCCCAGATGTTCCACTAATTTTTATCACTTTGAGTAaaataaatcttcctgcagctGTGAGAGAAGTTCCCAGATGAGCGATGAAGAGTCACAAATCAATGTTTATTTGCCTTCCAGGGAAATAAGTTCCTCTAACATGTTCCTGTGTTTTTATTCCTGCAGCCACTCTGGGATGTCTGGAGTTCAGTCTCCTCTATGAGCAGGAGAACCACACCCTGCACTGCTGCATCGTTAAAGCCAAGGTAAACGTGTTTACACACATGACACAAGATGAAACGAGATGAGACAAGATGTGACAAGACAAGAAAAGACAAGGCAGGATGTCACAGGATTAGACAAGACAGGACAAAACAAGGTTTATCCAGTAAGGGTAAATTAGATTTCTAGAAACCTTTGCAGCCAGTGACGTTTATGTGGCACAAGATATTTAGGTTTTTGCCCTTTTTCTTATTATTCCTAATTAGATGTTTACATGGGGGTgacacggtggtgcagtggttagcaatgTCACCTCAAagcaagagggctcctggttcgaacccagggtgggggagcccctctgtgtgaagttttctccagcttcctcccacagtctaaagacatgcaggttaattggtgactctaaattgtccgtaggtgtgaatgtgagtgtgaatggttgtctgtctctgtagctccttttacactgccagattttcggcgaatgttgcgccgctttgctggcaagctgcgagcgtttagacacacagaggcggattggcgagttgatctgattggtggaacccttttagtttaaacagaccaaggcggccttccacaacaggaggagctgttgatgacgccacacgtgcgagccactggcggtggataaacaggaaacagctgatagcaggaattagcgagcagctagtagcaagagggaaacacaaacctgacagacactgtaaagatgagcaactggggagacaaggaattgcgcgccctccttgtcctcgcaaacgaagaggccattaaccgtcagatgacggggacggtgaagaacgggccgacttatgagagaatcaccgaaggactgaccagccgtggcttccctcccacgtcactgtttacgtcacacgctgagctacacgttttgttacttgctcacgccccccattgccccgaaaaagacacattctgtataaacaaaagtaggtaggcggcattttgctgcactccccgattttgtttttatactgccaatgctgaaaaaacactgattggactttcctgcaaatttgcacaactcctgtttaaaaagggcttatgtaTCAGCCctatgatagtctggtgacctgtccagggtgaaccctgcctctcacccagtgtcagctgggataggttccaTCAACCCAGTCATGAAGAatgaatggctgaatttttacatggctaatgaaaatatatattacatGCAGCCTTGCATACTAAGATTAACGACAACAAGCAGGGGACTTGTTGAACTGTGTGAACACAGCTTCCCTCTGTCTTGCAAAAGTCAACGCtttaatatttgtatatatCCAAAAACTTGTTAATGTCCAAGTCTTTTAGAaagtttaaaagtaggtgtgtttctccttccgaccagaaatgtggacttttcttttgggcatgcactTCTACGCCAGCCTGAAAATGTTGTATACAACGCCCTAGAGAGCTGCTTGCAGACACAAATCTACTGAGTGTGGGCAGATTTTAATTTGGTGGGAGCAGGCAGTCAAAAAAATGAACTGTAGGTCCCATGATTTATTGGAAAACACTAAATTTAGGAGTGCTGCTCCTGATCAGTGTGTTAAAGTCTGTCTTTGTACCAGCCCTCTCTGTGTACCTGTCATTCAGTGTGCACCTGGAAGCTAATGACTCACTGGCCAGTTACAACCAAGTTAGTTCACTTGAGGAGAGACTCCACTTTTTagtgaaaagaatatttattacttGTGCACaggagtaaaagaaaaatatgaaaagtCTTAGGCGATTAGACCTCACTGAGATGGTATATATTTAAGGAAGGTGATGAATCCAtggtttcctccgggtgctccagcttcctcccacagtccaaagacacgcaggttaaggccccgtttatacgacaacgatttcaactgaaaacagtaaactttagttgcgttttggccgatcgtttacacgacagcggcgttttgggtgcctgaaaatgcagtgttttgaaaacgggttccagagtgcaactttttggaaacggcagcgtctccgttgtcatgtaaacttgcaatatgcagttcctcagaaaatggagacttttcgcacatgcgcatagCGGTTCCAGTCACGAGGCATgtcgaccgtcacaacaacaatggcgagctctgtttgtgctgctcaccctgttgatttgaagtgaagtgtagatctgttactgcagcaactccacctcgtcgtccatccagacaaagttatccgTGCGTGCTTTcaccattgtgtcttctttgttttggtttgtaatcaccgcgttgtagaggaaggcgcttcagcgcaggcgcatgtCGTCATGCCGTGgggttgctttgcaaatttacactgccacccattggcctggcgtgcatactacagcgtttccagtagattttgcggctctgTGTGAAcgggatcgtttcaataacgtcgtcatataaacgcagaagttttttaaaatgcaaaggacagacttttccgtttgTACTGAAATCATTGTCGTATAATCGGCCcctaattggtgactctaaattgtccgtaggtgtgaatgtgagtgtgagtggttgtctgtctctatgtgtcagccctgtgatagtctggtgacctgtccagagtgaaccctgcctctcacccagctgggataggctccagccccccatgaccctcaagaggataagcggttagaaaatggatgccTGGATGAAtccattgtaaaaaaaaaaaaaaaaaagggaaccCTCCTCAGGTTGTAGAGACTGGCGGTGGTAGAGGTGAtgaggatgagatgagatgaagagagTGTTGAtgatctggatgtgaagaggaggtTTTGGTGAGCTCGTCCTGGACTCTgtgatggctggaggtgaacgaggtggaggagggtgcgaCAATTCTGCCTGAAATGacggctgacagcagcagaggagagagcagatttaaaatgttggcgtcttcctgattgaactgacGCTGAGCTTCAGTTAAACTTGTGCTTACATCACAGGATCTGATGTAGCCTACTGCGTCACCATTGTTGTGACTGTATTAGAGTGGATAACTTGTTTTAATCGTGTGTGTCTCAGGGTCTGAAGCCGATGGACTCAAACGGACTCGCTGACCCATATGTGAAGCTGCACCTCTTACCTGGAGCCAGTAAGGTAGAGTAATGTTAATGTAACTAAAAGGTGTTGATTTAAAATAAGCTGTGCAGCTCTGATGTAGTTATCAGTTTTTTATGTCGTTGTCTTTTCTCAGTCCAACAAGCTTCGCACCAAAACACTTAAAGCCACTCTGAATCCAGTGTGGAACGAGACTCTGGTGTATCACGGCATCACTGACGATGAAATGTCACGCAAAACCCTCCGGTAAGAGCAACCTTAATCTTCCTCCTACCAAGTCAAAGTACAgtatttacctctgagatgtagagGAGTAGACTGTAGAAAGTAGCATGAGAAGGAAATACTCAGATTTGTACGTCAGTACTCGAGTAAATGTACTCTACACTATGTGTCTTCAGGCTTTCTGTGAGCGATGAGGACAAGTTTGGACACAATGAATTCATCGGAGAGACGCGAGTCGCTCTGAAGAAACTGAAGTTTGACCAGAAGAAGACCTTCAATGTTTGTTTAGAGCGAGTGATCCCGGTGAGCCCGAGGACGACACTCACATCTCAGActgttaaaggttcagtgtggaGTATTTAGGGGGACTTGGTGTAATCTAGCTGCGTtgtttccccttgtttcctgtctttacgctaagctaagctaaactaagctggTGTTAGCCTCAAATTTAACATACAAAGAGGAAGCAAGAAGTGAGTGTACATCCCAAACTGTTTCTCTGCTACATCACCGTTTTATTGTCTCTAAGTTGTTTTGAATCAAATGCAGTTAATTTCCAGCAGATCTAGTGAGGGAGTTGGAGACACACTGCTTCACTTAACAGGCTGCTTGATGGGCCTCCCACTGGTGACGTTAACTTTCATGGGATGCACTTGATTGGATTAATGTGTTGCTCGCTGGGCAGTCCCTGGTTCTCTGCGGCCTGCTCACAAACTTTGTTATTCCGTCAAAACAATCCACCAAAataatttcaatcaggagagactcgttcTGAAAGAAATGTGCACATAAAGATGAGAACTGTGAACAGACCCCATTGTGATGTCATCTCTTCCAGGAGGTGGTAAAGACGCAGTAGAttagggcagtggttcccaactggttcagccacagggtccagacccttccttagtcattagtccAAGGTCctcacagtttaatatatttactCACTTGTGTTTGGCCGTGTTGTCGAGCtcgtttgctgtctctgtcaagtagctgtctgttctgGAAACGGCGCTGGAAATTCACcgtatttgaaaataaagtgtgtttcttacaaacttgacacatttgtgagtcacttgtggtccattcagagtggactCACgaaccaccagttgggaaccactggattaGCAAACCTCCCCAgtctagatgctggtggtgatgatgagatgaggtgaagagggagctgaggatcagaatgtgaagaggagtgggctctagataaggtgactggaggtgaagaGAGCGCGATAATTCTgcctgacaggagcagagaggagaaaagatttaaagtttggcagcagcaacaaaactgactgaaggagactgtggcaaagtttgattggaggAAGTGGGATAGAGAGGGAACTGTGAATGGGTATAGCATTAAGAAAGTTTTCCTGACTGATCTTACGCTGAGAAACTGGCAGTGCCACGCTTAATCTTATTTTACTTTAGAGTGACATCAACAAGTTTGACAGCGCGGTCCAAGTGTCCAAAGCCAGGTGCATTGAGCTCAACGGACTCATTCACGTAAATCTAGTCTACTTTATGCAAATACAGACAGGTGAATGCGCCCCAACCTCTTCTCCAAACTCACAAGAACACTCCCACCATGACTGCTGCGTGACTGGTTCCCCTGCTCTCCAGAGGAAATGTCTCTCTATCACCAGATCTGGTGGAAATGAGCTGTTAGTGTGTACAGAGAGAGAGTAATGAAAACAGAGCTAgtggtgatgatgaagatgatgatgatgatgctaaCCACTGGTTTACTGTCTTTATAGGTGAAGAAGGCTGTGGGAGGACCCGCTCGGGGTATGGCGCTCTATGAGGATGATGTAAGACCCTCACATGGATCTCAAAGAACTGTGTGTTGGATAGTGTTGGACCTTTCTGCTGTATTCAGAGAATTCAATTTGTGTAGATATGAGAGTAAAAGTGTGAAGAGAGAACAGCTGGTGATAATCTACATTTTTCTCATGGTCAATAAACCCacaaaaagagcaaaaacagcatactgtgtgtgtgtgtccaaagcCTGGTATGGCTCATCGTCTGTGCCACAGCTGTATCTGATACTGACCTTATTAAGCAGATTGGGTCTCAGCCGGACGTGATCGACCCACATTAGATTTCTTCATCAATATCATTAAAATATTCACTGTTTCCGCTCTCAGCTTACATTCATAAAGTCGCTCATGATGGGAACTCACTTTGCAGTGACACAGCAGTGTATGAAAACAGTACCAGTGACTTTCACAAGGTGATGATTCCAGATTTCATATTTGGGGAAAAGAGAGTGCCTGTATTGTTTTGGTTTCCAGCAGATACCAGCTGTATTAGGAaattactgttgtttttttctaaatttgtAGTTCCCTTGACCTATTTGTAGTCCTTACATTTCTCTCtaaagtcattttgagtctcttcctggtcgatTCGTGTTCATtttagtgacattttgcaggtgagtgCCACGGTGCCTCTGGCACTTtaggcccctgggcctgtgcccattAGGCCTGCTCAGTAATCCGTCCATGTTCATGACTCATTAAAGAAAAAGCATCTTCATTAGAGCCAGACTGCAGAGGGAAGCCAGACAGTGTTTAAAGGCGGACTAAtatgttttttctgtctttttgtcagTGTAATGTACAAAATGTCAATGTAAATGGAGTTAAGCTTATTGCATAATACTATAGATGGAGATAATTTGTACTTAAGCACATACATTATCCTCCATTAGTAGATATTATGATAATCACTGTATAATCCCTTCAGATATGTGCAGAAGGCAAAGAAGCATTCAGATCTCTGAAATGAAGTCCTGTTACTTTGTGCTCTCTATTACttgtgtatatactgtatatatttctgtgtgtgtgcatgtgtgtgtgcagctgaacGAAGGTGAGGATTCAGAGGAGAGGGGTCGTATCCTGGTGTCACTGTTGTACAACAGTCAGCAGGGTCGTCTGATCGTGGGCGTCGTCCGCTGTgctcacctggctgccatgGACTCCAACGGATACTCTGACCCATTCGTCAAAGTGTATGTACCTGACCTGAACATGGTTAAAGAAATAgcctctcatgtctgtacaggaaatatgaagctacagccagcagccagttagcttagcttagcataaagactggaaacaggaaacTGCTAGCTTACCTTCCACCATCCTTCACAATTCTCTTGATGTTACCATGGCGTTTAACGAAGTCAATATGACAGAGTTTAGCAGCATCCTTTCTGTGCTTGACCTCCGCTTTGAACACGAAGCCCGCACCTTTTCTCTGTCCCCTGATTACATGTCCCATTGTGTCCTAAACTCCGTTGAAAATGCACGTTTGTTTCAtccatacaaaacaaaaagttataAAAAGCAAATTACTGTTGGCTATTATTCATGACTCCACGGCTGCGATAGCTGTGACTCTATCTatccgtcccattctcatgtACACTATATCTCAAGAACGACTAGAGGGAATTtcaacatccacttggacttactAATGAACgaatttgattttggtggtcattagtcaaaggtcaaggtcactgtgaccctgtctgcctcattcttgtgaacacaatatctcaagatcaccctgaaggatttttttttaaaaatttgacacaaacatccacttactCATTTTTCACTAGGACTaagtgatgaactgatgagattttggtggtcaaaggtcaaggtcactgtgaccttgcatccatctcatttttgtgaggttaatttcttcaaatatgacacaaatatCCACTTAGATTtcacaatgaactgattagaatttagtggtcaaaggtcaatgtcatgGTGACCTCATCtgcctcattcttgtgaacacaagaTCAccctgatgatttttttttttcaaacttgacacaaacatccacttactGAATTCTAACCAGGACCTTATGAAGAActaattacattttggtggtcaaaggtcaaagttacTATGACCTTGCAACCATCTCATTTttgtgagggaatttcttcagatttgacaCAAATATCCCCTTAGATTTAACAATGAATGgattagaatttagtggtcagaggtcaaggtcatggtgacctcatctgtcccattcttgtgaacacaatatctcaagatcacctttatggatttttttcaaatgagaCACTGAGGTTCAtgtggactcaatgatgaactaattagaatttaatggtcaaaggtcaaggtcagtgtgacctcacaaaatatgtttttggccataactcaagaattcatttgcTTATtatgaccaaacttgacacaaatgtctaacaggataaaataatgaaggtcaaaggtcagcttgactgtgacatcatcacgttttaacgtcatatctcaggaacagaaggggagacatttggtcagatactgaattggtgactctaatcttgaaactgtgctgattgtatagatcttctgtgtgtgaagcatccatgttttcactgacatggatggagactgtcagagctCCACTGGTGTGTGGAGGCGTACAACCATGTGGCGGTAATTCTCGTTTTACCTGTCGACCCATGGTGGAATGTATCAGAGTACATTTACTGTATTTGAGTACAATTCTGAGGTAATTGTACTTTCAGTAcaagacttttacttgtaacagagtagtTTTACTACAGTAGGCCATTTCTAATTTTACTTAAGTTAAAGACGTGAATGATCTGAGTACCACTGCTTTAGACAGAGCAGAGCTAGCTGTATCCCAGtgttaatgctaagctaagctaactgtctcctggcTGTAGCCTAATGTTCAATGGACAAATCTGAGAGTGGTGTCAATCTTCTCATTTAATTCTCAGCTCAGTGATACATGTGttgaattaattaataataaaacaatgatgTTTCTCTTGTGCTGCAGATGTCTGAAGCCAGATATGGGgaagaaagctaaaaacaagACACAGATAAAAAAGAAGACTCTGAATCCAGAGTTTAACGAGGTCAGTTCTGTCTGaactgctgctgtctgtctgcacaTACTGTGAACTTAACCATTACGTAATAACATTTCATGTTTCTTTACTGTGTTGCAGGAGTTTGGTTATGAAATAAAACACGGTGAGCTAGCCAAGAAAACCCTCGACATCTCTGTCTGGGACTACGACATGGGGAAATCTAATGATTTCATTGGTAAGTCAGTGTGGATATTATCTTGCAGAACATTCATCATTCATcctatttgacatttttagccatgctggGGGCTCTGGGGATGAAAATGTCTGCTGGTCAGTTGGTCcgccactttggtccagactgaaatatctcaacagctacTGAATGGAATGCCTTgaaattttgtaaaaaaaaaaaaaaaaaacttcacatcCCCCCCAGGATGAATTTTCATAACTTTGATGATCATCTGACTTTTTATCTTTGGTTTATGATGAAACACcagcaaaactaatgacacttCTGTTAACCTCGGTTGTAAGCCTACTCGATGCTGTTAGAAAATGTCAGCACACTGACACGGTAAACTAAAATGGCGAACATGGAAAACAAACCTGCTGAACATCAATATGTTAGCAGTTGACATTAGCTTAAATACAGCCTCTTAGATCTGCTAGCATATATAAAGACTCTTAAGCTgtgtttatacctggtattaacatgtgtcttTGGTGATAGtatcacaagtggacagtgaCAAAGGTGGTCTGGGACGGATTTGAGCACATTTCTTTTGTAGTGTGCACGGTAGTGTCTGTTACTGTCCTGATGCATCCCTGACAAGGACTCAAAGTATCCtgatacaacagtttgtatgatatctaacaaaaatacatgttgtCATGTTATTAACTTacttaaagttacgtaggttaggtttataaAAGTATTTAAGTAAGTAAGTTATGTAGGTAATGTTtagggaaagaaacatggttgggcttTGTCATGTCACGTACTAAACTTAAGTTAtctagattaggtttaggaaagtaaagtaacGTAGGTTATTTTTagaaaagtatatatatatatatacacaagttaggtttaggaaagtaaagttaggCAGGTTACATtagggaaagaaacatggttgggcgttGTCATGTTaggtacttaatgtaaagttgtgtgtgttaggtttaggaaagtaaagtagGTTttagaaagtaaagttatgtagattAGAGTttagaaagtaaagttacgtaggctaGGGTttagaaagtaaagttacgtaggttagggtttagaaagtaaagttacgtaggttagggtttagaaagtaaagttacgtaggctaGGGTttagaaagtaaagttacgtaggttagggtttagaaagtaaagttatgtaggttagagtttagaaagtaaagttacgtaggctaGGGTttagaaagtaaagttacgtaggttagggtttagaaagtaaagttacgtaggctaGGGTTttagaaagtaaagttacgtaggctaGGGTttagaaagtaaagttacgtaggttagggtTTAGGCAACCTGGTGTCACttcaaagtcatcgaaatccggcactggggcagtgacttgcggcatcagacactgatgaaaaagtctcctttaacgtcggcatgatacaggGCCTATCGCCGTTATAGTTAAATGGCACTCGGCAGTGTCAAaaggaaacgcagcaggacacaAACGAAAGTTAGGGCGATGaaaggtttaggaaagtaatgTTATGTAGTTTAggttttaaaaagtaaagttacatagtttAGGTTTAGAAAGTAAAATGAGGTAAGTTAGGTTGagcaaaaaaaatctatgtAGGTTAGGTGTAGGAAAGTAAAGTCATGTCGGAAAAGCAACATGGTTAGGCGTTGTAATGTTACGTACTTCACGTTAAGTTTTGTACCGGTAGGTTAGGTTTCAGAAAGTAAAGTTTTGTTAGTTAGATTTTAAGAGAGTACATATacgtagattaggtttaggaataaaaacatggtgacaacataccttaaaataactcatttGGTTtaacacaggacatgaacactggTTTCCCAGGGGAAAGttctgtatttgtttgacccatccaccaccttaTCCTACCTCCTTACATGgacttttgctctttatactacttccgtCTTAACTTCCATCAGCGCTgatcacatgattgcagccttcctgaTTAAGTGGGTTGTATATGAATTCTGGTGCATACGTTTTCATAggtatacatacacacacggcATGAGAATGCCATGCAAGGCTATGTTGATCACTGCAGcttgttttggtgacagtgtGCTAATGCCTCCACCTGTAATAACTAGACTGCTAACATGACAAGCAAGCAAGGAGCTAGCAAAAGTGTGGTCATAATTACCATGCGTGGGGCCCTTTGAACTATTAGCATCAGTGACATATGCAGTAACCAAATCTGGACACAAGTAGGCAGCTGGAGATAGACACAGGTTTGTCCTGTTTACACATTAATGCTCCCTTCTGTCTCCGCCTTCAGGAGGATGTCAGCTGGGCATCCAGGCTAAAGGAGAGTGTTTGAAGCACTGGTACGAATGCCTGAAGAACAAAGACAAGAAGATCGAGCGCTGGCATGTTCTGCTAAACGACAACACTGCTCAGTTTGAGGATTAAATCGTCCTCCACCTGTTCTGTGTAGTTTCTTTCTCTATCATTCTCCTTGTAGAATATTGTCTTTAGTGAGCACAGGTAGACGGATATTATCCTCTTGCTTTATGTCCCCAAAGTGCAGGCTACATTTCCAACAGTTTTCAGGTGACCAACATGGATGTTGACCTCGGGACTCTTTTTAATATGAAGCAGCCTCTAAACAAAACCATTTCTGCTGTTATCAGATCATAAACTGCATCATATAATTAATAAACCTTACCTAACATGCAGTAATGATTGCACAGAGAAGATAAGACCCCTGCGATCAAGCCTCCAACCTTAGACCCAACAAAGGGGAATCCCActgctctgtctctgacctgttgtcctcgtgtTGATCTGTGCTTCTGTCATATAGGATCATGTGTTATCAGCTGTTCTATGTGACCATGTTGTTCCGAGTGCTTGCGTCACCATAACATTCGCACCACTTGTGTTACTGTGGAACATgcatatattaaatattaaatgggacatttaaacatttttggctccaaaaatgaTGTGAACAaactcactttttttttgttgttgatgtgaAATGCATTTGCTTTTGTTGGTCTCATTATCAGCACCTTCacctgtgcatgtgtgagctCTCTGTTGGAGAAATCCAAATGCCCAAAATGCTTCTGCATGATGTTTTATGATGAAGAACAAACTCAGTCATGCAACCATGTTATCACACGTCCAGAAAATCCACAAAATATTCCTCCAGAGATATATTTAATAGATGAACATAAATGAGATCTGCACAAGTGTCTTGAGCGACATGATGAATAttttgctctgtgttcataTTGATGCATGTCATACTGTAGCAGACACGTGGCTAATAAAGACACTTGGCACTTCCTGTGCTCCTGTGCTTCTTTGATATGCACCGTGACATGTGGCAGAAAACTTTGTCTGAATCAGGCGAGGTTTGAACCAATCAGCTCACACAGACACGCAGCTGAAAATTCTGTGAACTTTGACTTCTCTTGATAAAACTtgtcttcagtccaagtgggtAAAAGTTTACAGACTCGTTACACTCTGAAGAGTCTGTCCTTGAATCCTAAGCTGAGACAAACGTGTAGTCTGCAACCTGGTTCCTAAAAAGTTGGGAAGCTGTGGAAAAAATAtgaacagaatgcaatgatatgcaaatatttttctgacCTATATTCAGATGAATTcagaacaaagacaaaatatttaatgttcaaactgacaCAAGAGAGAAGAGACCGGGAAAGTTGtggaatgttaaaaaaaactcc contains these protein-coding regions:
- the rph3aa gene encoding rabphilin-3A, coding for MNMSGGAPGEELTDEEKEIINSVLARAAMMEAMEHERIERLTSRLDNIKKTACGDGQSRCLLCGTAFGPQGATAVLCVQCNKHMCSKCGIWSNSRTNPMWLCRICNEQIEVQKRSGAWFFKGRVHQGLPPPLPLSRPRQSSTEDSSGAGGYNGSQDPTTHPQEHEPQQQPSRGSEQWEQTATTTADSYNESQSCPAAVMKTERHVLASKPPRANAQQVAPSSAPAADVEATAAPPAVELKRQAVVSSSISSHVPATRVNPPVNPPVNNPAPSRPPPDRTEVEDNDYDSDDATTLGCLEFSLLYEQENHTLHCCIVKAKGLKPMDSNGLADPYVKLHLLPGASKSNKLRTKTLKATLNPVWNETLVYHGITDDEMSRKTLRLSVSDEDKFGHNEFIGETRVALKKLKFDQKKTFNVCLERVIPVKKAVGGPARGMALYEDDLNEGEDSEERGRILVSLLYNSQQGRLIVGVVRCAHLAAMDSNGYSDPFVKVCLKPDMGKKAKNKTQIKKKTLNPEFNEEFGYEIKHGELAKKTLDISVWDYDMGKSNDFIGGCQLGIQAKGECLKHWYECLKNKDKKIERWHVLLNDNTAQFED